A stretch of Imperialibacter roseus DNA encodes these proteins:
- a CDS encoding nitrilase-related carbon-nitrogen hydrolase, which translates to MLKGRNLLLSAGLVFLVLCGCYYWWIQSDRSYADFEMTSERSVFVKAGTYTKGNIVGIQPYMVPADYRSADALYAKLNRYLSIAKKNGCFTSATVVVFPEYIGTWLVAIGEKASVYTEEKAEDALSTAAYSHPISFLTNYFASDARDRAVAALFSLKAVEMAEAYQQVFSRLAAEYKATVVAGSIVLPSPSVEAGVLRVGRGPLINVSATFDATGKLMAPLTVKNFLTSEETAFIVAGNSSQLPVVGTSAGKVATLICADSWYDDAYRVIADKEVDFVVVPSFLAGENVWNQPWKGYNGGQPPANVSPDDIGTLTEGQAWQKYGMLGRAPEFGIQTGLNIFLRGQLWNLGTNGNPLVLSEGQPEMIEIPADGAAIVNLQF; encoded by the coding sequence ATGCTCAAAGGTAGAAATTTATTACTCAGTGCCGGGCTGGTTTTTTTAGTTCTTTGTGGATGCTACTATTGGTGGATTCAGTCCGATAGGTCGTACGCCGACTTTGAAATGACATCGGAGCGCTCTGTTTTTGTCAAAGCGGGCACCTACACCAAAGGCAATATCGTTGGCATTCAGCCCTATATGGTGCCGGCAGACTACCGATCGGCCGATGCGCTCTATGCTAAGTTGAACCGCTATCTTTCCATTGCAAAGAAAAATGGCTGTTTCACGTCGGCAACCGTAGTAGTCTTTCCGGAATACATAGGCACGTGGCTGGTGGCCATTGGCGAAAAGGCCTCGGTGTATACGGAAGAAAAGGCTGAAGATGCACTAAGTACTGCGGCGTACTCTCATCCGATTTCTTTCCTTACCAACTATTTTGCGTCGGATGCCAGGGATCGGGCTGTGGCAGCTCTTTTTTCATTGAAGGCAGTTGAAATGGCAGAGGCTTATCAGCAGGTGTTTAGCAGGCTGGCGGCTGAATACAAGGCAACGGTGGTGGCAGGATCCATTGTTTTGCCTTCGCCATCGGTAGAAGCTGGCGTGCTGCGGGTGGGTAGAGGGCCCTTGATTAACGTTTCGGCCACATTTGATGCAACGGGTAAGTTGATGGCTCCCCTTACAGTGAAGAATTTTTTGACATCCGAGGAAACGGCTTTTATCGTGGCCGGAAATAGTAGCCAACTGCCTGTAGTTGGTACGTCGGCCGGGAAGGTAGCGACGTTGATCTGTGCGGATTCATGGTATGATGATGCATATAGGGTCATCGCCGACAAGGAAGTCGATTTTGTGGTGGTGCCCTCTTTTTTGGCTGGGGAAAATGTGTGGAACCAACCATGGAAGGGATACAATGGAGGCCAGCCTCCTGCCAATGTCAGTCCCGATGACATCGGCACACTGACAGAAGGTCAAGCCTGGCAGAAATATGGCATGCTCGGTCGGGCACCGGAATTTGGCATCCAAACGGGGCTCAACATTTTTCTGAGAGGCCAGCTATGGAACCTTGGCACCAACGGAAACCCCCTTGTGCTGTCTGAAGGCCAGCCCGAAATGATCGAAATTCCTGCAGATGGGGCTGCCATTGTTAATCTGCAGTTTTAG
- a CDS encoding RluA family pseudouridine synthase — protein MDFRKLILFEDNHLLIVNKPGGMLVQGDDTGDDSLVDYAKAYVKEKYNKPGLVFMGLVHRIDRPVSGVVMLAKTSKALERMTKAFRERTIEKIYWAVVTRRPPKEEATLVHWLEKDSKKNTVTAYNKEKGSAQRSELSFKVLKVFHDYCLLEVRPVTGRPHQIRAQLGKMGCPIKGDRKYGQQFPNEDSCINLHAKTLIFAHPVTKETMTVDAPLPIKSYWQAVS, from the coding sequence GTGGATTTTAGAAAACTAATTCTGTTCGAAGATAACCACTTGCTCATCGTGAACAAACCCGGTGGCATGTTGGTGCAGGGAGATGACACCGGCGACGATTCACTTGTGGATTATGCAAAAGCCTATGTTAAGGAAAAGTATAACAAACCGGGCCTTGTTTTTATGGGGCTGGTGCATAGGATAGACCGGCCGGTAAGCGGCGTGGTGATGCTGGCCAAAACGTCTAAGGCTTTGGAGCGGATGACTAAGGCCTTCAGAGAAAGAACCATCGAGAAGATATACTGGGCCGTGGTTACCAGACGACCTCCCAAGGAGGAAGCCACGTTGGTTCACTGGCTCGAGAAAGACTCAAAAAAAAATACCGTAACTGCTTACAACAAAGAAAAAGGCAGTGCACAGCGCTCCGAGTTGTCGTTCAAAGTTCTGAAGGTATTCCACGACTATTGTCTGCTTGAAGTAAGGCCGGTGACTGGCCGACCTCACCAGATAAGGGCTCAGCTGGGCAAGATGGGTTGCCCCATTAAAGGTGATCGTAAATATGGTCAGCAGTTTCCGAACGAGGATTCCTGTATCAACTTACACGCAAAAACATTGATATTTGCTCATCCGGTTACAAAAGAAACAATGACAGTGGACGCTCCGTTACCTATCAAAAGTTATTGGCAGGCAGTTTCATGA
- a CDS encoding DUF6787 family protein — protein sequence MSKEKESWLTRLQDRWNLKSGWQVAIVLIVFACTGFTVLFLKKPLFRLIHASEEYYTLLTILYYILILPIYNLILLFYGFIFGQFNFFWEFEKRMFRRISGKRPE from the coding sequence ATGAGTAAAGAAAAGGAAAGCTGGTTAACCCGACTACAGGACAGATGGAACCTGAAAAGCGGCTGGCAGGTAGCAATAGTGTTGATTGTATTTGCCTGCACTGGCTTTACAGTGCTTTTTTTGAAAAAGCCTCTCTTCCGCCTTATCCACGCCTCGGAGGAATACTACACCTTGCTGACAATTCTTTACTACATCCTGATACTGCCCATCTACAACCTCATTCTACTTTTCTACGGCTTCATTTTTGGGCAGTTCAATTTCTTTTGGGAATTCGAAAAAAGAATGTTTAGAAGAATTAGTGGGAAAAGGCCTGAGTAA